Within the Leptospira ryugenii genome, the region ACTCTTCAAAGAAGAAATAAAACAAGTAGAAGATGAATTATCAGAAGAAGAGAAAAGAGAGAATGAATACACTGAAAAGATTCGATCTGGCCTCGTTGAAGTGTTTAAATGGGAATATTATAAGAACGGTCGAAATCTGGAAAAAATCCTATTAACACATCCCATCCCTAGGGTACGTTCGGCTGCAGCACTTGCTTTGGGTCGATTAAAGACAGGTAGGTTGAGCTTACAGAAAGCTATAGACAAAGATGGATACCAAGTTCGTCCCTCTGCTTACAAAGCCTTATCTGAGATAGGTGACAAAAGGTCGATTTCATATTTTTTCGAGGGCACTCGAGCTGAAGACATTGAAGTGATTGCAGCTAGTTTCGAAGGACTAGGCAAAACAAAAGATCCAAGTGGTAGAGAACTACTGTTAACAAATGGTATCTCTTCAGAATATGTTGTAGTAGTTGCCAGTTCCCTTCGCGGACTAGGGTATCATCAACTCAATAGTGATATTCCAGTCTTTGAAAGATTTCTCAAATCCGCTGAAGAGAATGAGTTGCGTGAAACTGCCATTGATGCATTGGCAATCCATGGTAGCAGAGAAGCACTGAGAGTATTAGAAACGGAATTTAAAGAACAGCCAAATTTTTCTGAAAGAATTCTCGAATCTATTGGAAAAAATAAAAGTCTCTCAGCAACTTTTGCTCTGATTCGATTAAACGAAAGTACAGAAGATCCCAAGTTAACAGGCTACATCGGTGAGTTACTTTTAAAACGTAAGGCGTTTGGAAAATATGCCTTTATTACAATTTCTGATGATTATCTTCGTTTGGAACCAAACGAGAGATCCAAAGCAATCTCATATGTAAAAGAAAAGGACATTGCGGTCGTATTGAAAGAATCTCCAAAAGAATATTCAATCCGGATCAATGAAGAAATTGTTACGGATAAATACTACCAACTCAAAATGGAATCTTCAACACCCGGAACTCGCGGACAATATGTGAATGGTTGGATATTCGGATCTAAACTCGAACTCATTGAAGTGAAAAGTTTGGGTGCAAATAAAGAAGCAAAGTATACCAATCTTAATAAAAAGAAAAAGCATCAAAATATATTCAACCCGATCGAAAACAAAAACTAAAAAGGCTTTGTTAGGTTATTAGCTAATGTCGTCGGAAATAGTTGAACTTCCCCTTTTTTTAGTGGTACCTTTGGGATCATCCAATGCAGACCACAAAAAAAGGGTAAAATGAATTTTGAAAAGAACATCACTCCTGCCACATCGAAGCCAGTAGATGCTATGATCATAACTCCAGGGAATTTGCTTTTATAAATTTTTCGCATCATCCATAATCCTGAGGTTTGAGTTTCCATCGTTACATCGGAGATCACGACATCAAAATTTGGATCTGACTGAAAAACGGTCCAACCTTCTCTAGCGTCACGTGCTCTCACAGATTGTATACCTTTAGTATCAAAAAAGAGCTTTAAATTATTTGCATATTTATCGTTATCATCAACGATCAGAACTCTCATCAAATTTGAACCTCGGCATCCAAAAATTGGCTATCGTATAACTTTCTATATATACCATTTTTTTCTAGTAGAGAATCATGATCTCCCATTTCTTTCACTTCACCGTCTTCTATGACAACGATATTTTTTACCCGGCGAATAGTTGATAGTCTATGAGCGATGATAAAAGTAGTCCGATTTTTAAACAATCTTTCCAAAGCACGGGTAACCAATCTTTCGGATTCAGCATCGAGGGCACTAGTTGCTTCATCCAAGATCATGATTTCTGGGTTTCGCAACAGGGCTCTCGCAATTACCAATCTTTGCCTTTGCCCGCCACTTAGATCGAGACCTCTAACCCCAATCATAGTATCATATCCTTTTTCTAACTTCATAATGAAATCATGAGCATTTGCTAATCTTGCAGCTCTGATGATATCTTTTCTGGAAGAAGCTTTAGTCCCATAGGCAATGTTATCTGCTACAGTTCCATGGAATAAAAATATTTCTTGGGTAACGATTCCAATTTTGGAACGCAATGATTTTAAAGATATCTCTCGGATATCCTTACCATCGATTGCAATTTTTCCTTGAGAGGGATCAAAAAATCGAGGAATCATATCCATCAATGTAGACTTCCCACTTCCACTTGTACCTACGAAGGCGTAAGAATCTCCTAATTTTATATCTAAGTTGATACCTTTTAAAATTTCTTGGTTAGTGCCTGGGTATGAAAAATGCAAATTCTCAAATAGTATGCCTTGTTTTATTTCTGTAAGATCGATTTTATTTGTTTCTTCTTCGATATCAGACTCTCGATCTATCAATTCAAAAATTCTCTTTCCAGCCGCATTCGCTTGTGTAATCTTACCAACCATTTGTGACAACTGTGTCAATGGTCGCAATAGAAAGAGTATAATTAAAAGGAAAGTCATGAACTCACCTTGAGAAAACTTTCCAGAATATATAAATTTTGCTCCAAGTGCAAAATATCCAAGAACTACAATAGAGGAAGTTAACTCTACTAAACTCGGCGCTAATTGTAGATAAAACTGTCCTTTAAAATTCCGTTTAAAAACTCTATCGTTTATATGGGTGAATTTTTTTATTTCAGATACTTCTTGCCTGAATGTGCGAATCACTTTAATGCCAGAGATAAATTCTTGGATGTGTCCATTTAGATCAGCTAACTTTTCTTGTAACCTAGTTGTTGAGGTCGAAATTTTTCGAGTGAACAAAGTAACAGGGAGTATAACGAGAGGTATTGTAATGCAGGCTAGCACTAGTAGCTCGGTATTCATGTAAATTAGTATTAGAAGATGGGTTATGACATAAAAGAAATTGATCGTTGCATCGCGAAAGTTACTAGAAATTACTGCTGCAACGATTTCCGCATCATTGATTACACGGCTCATGATTAAGCCTGTTTTTTCTTTGTAAAAATATGTTAATGGTAATCTTTGGACTTTTTCAAACAGCTCTTGCCGAATATCTCTAACCGCCCTATATCCTGCCGTTGCTATACAAAAAACTGAAATTAGATAGGTAAGCATCTTTAGCAGATATAATGGAAATACCGCTATACATACAGCCCAAACAATCTCACGTGGATTCATGTCTTTGGTAAGAAAGTTCAATCGTAGTTTAATCGAGATAATCACTCTTTTGATGCGATCAAGACCATCAAGGAATTCTTCTCCCATATAGATTTCTTCTACTAAGATAGTTTTTTCCTGATTAGTAAGTTCAAAATGTAACCTTTTTGTTGAATCTCCTCCCAAGGAGTCAAACAGAGGTACTAATGATGTGAGTGAAATACCATTTAAAATAGCAGTTAATAAAGCAAATACCAAACCAAGAAGGAATCGATTGCGATAATGCAATGAATATGACATGAGTCGCAAAAAATACTTCATTTGGATACCAACTCACAAAAGTTACCGATCATCTCTTTACCGTATTCTGTTAAGATAGATTCGGGATGAAATTGAATACCATACACATTTTCAAGATTCATCGAAGAAAAACCCATTATAAATCCATCTTCTGTCTCTGCAGTTATTTTAAGCTCTTTTGGAAAATTATTTTTTGATACAATCCAAGAATGGTAACGATTTACCTGGATAGGATTCGGAATGCCTTTAAAGATTTCATTTCCTGCGTGTTGTATTTTTGATACTCGGCCATGAAAAATTTCCCTGGATTGTTCAAGGTGTGCGCCAAAGGCTTCGGCAATCGCCTGGTGGCCTAAACATACTCCCAATAATGGTTTTTTGCCTAGCAAAGCCTGTATGTGTTGCATCAACAATCCAGAGCTTTTAGGCAATCCAGGTCCCGGAGAGAGTACCACTGCCGAGACCGTTTCGAGAGGAGGAAGAGGATCATCATTTTTGATGACTTGAACCTGGATAAATTCACTTATATATTGATAAAGTATATAAGTGAATGAGTCATAATTATCAATGAGTAGAATCACAAATTGATTGGTTATTTCCTGATTACAAATTTGGACTTTCGATACCTACTCCATCATTTAAAAATTTAGAAATGATCACCCTTTGGATTTGGGATGTTCCTTCATAAATTTGGAAGATTTTTGCATCTCTCATTAGTTTTTCAACAGGATATTCCTCGTTAAATCCATACCCACCAAAGATTTGCACTGCATCCGTAGCCACTCTCATTGCCATATCAGCGCAAAAGACTTTTGCAATCGAAGCTTGGTAAGTGTTACGCATTTTGTTATCAATCAACCATGCGGCTTGCCAGCACAACAAACGACCGGCTTCAATATCTCTTGCCATATCGGCAATCATGAAAGAAATACCTTGGTTTACAGAAATGGGTTTTCCGAAAGCATTTCTAGTATTGGCATATCGAATCGAGTGGTCGAGGGCAGCCTTTGCAACGCCAACGGCACCGATGGCCACGGCAGGTCTTGTTTGGTCAAAAGCACCCATTGCAATCTTAAATCCATCACCTTCTTTGCCTATAAGCTGAGATTTGTGAACCTTTACATCCTCAAAGGTTAAACCCCTTGTATCAGAACAACGTTGGCCCATATTCTTTTCTTTTTTTCCAAGAATGATGCCTGGAGTTTTTGCATCTACGATAAAGCCAGTCATACCTTTATGACCTGCTGTCGGATCAGTTTTTGCTAATACAAAAAACCAATCCGCATGACCTGCGTTAGTAATCCACATCTTGGATCCATTGATTACATAGTCATCACCAACACGTTTCGCCGTCGTTCTAATACTAGCCACATCTGATCCAGCACCTGGTTCAGTCACAGCATATGCTGCCAGAGTAAAGGTATCATTCATAGGCTGGATGAATTTTTTCATGATTTCATCACTTGCGCCTAAAAGAACCGGTGCTAAGGCTAAATTGTTTGCCAAAATAGCTGTAGCCATTCCGGAACAAGCATAGAAAAGCTCTTCCGAGGCTATGAGTTCATCCAAAACTCCCAAACCGGACCCACCATATTCGACCGGAATGTGCATATTCATCAATCCAACTGCATGTGCTTTTTTCAAAATCTCTTTCGGGAATTCTCCCGTGTGATCATGATATTCTGCTTTGGGAGCCATTTCATTTTTTGCAAAATCTCTCGCTAAATCTCGGAGCGCTTTTTGTTCATCGGTAATGGAAAATTCGATCATGGGGTGCCCTAACTTGTTTTTTTTACAGTACTTCGTTCAATTGTCCTAACGTCAAGAAACTCGATCTGTTGGTAAATCTGTTGAAAAATCCTATCTTTCAAAAAAATGTGCAAAGGGAGCTTACTTATGTCAGGACACTCGAAATGGGCTACGATACGCAGAAAAAAAGGCGCACTTGATGCAAAGAGGGGAGCTATCTTCACTCGGATTGCAAAGGAGATATCGGTCGCAGCAAAAGAGGGTGGAGGAGATGTAGAAGGCAATCCAAGACTCCGGTTGGCGGTCACAAAGGCAAAAGCTGCCAACATGCCAAAGGACAATATCGAGCGAGCCATTAAAAAAGGAACCGGCGGCTTGGAAGGCATGGTTTATGAAGAATGCCTTTATGAATGTTACGCTCCTGGTGGAGTTGCTCTCATGGTCGATGCTCTCACCGATAAAAAATCTCGCACAACGCCAGAAATTAAGAGCATCCTCACAAAAATGGGTGGATCCTTGGCAAACTCAGGTGCCGTTTCTCGCCTATTTGAACGCAAAGGCCAAATCACTCTGAAAGTGGAACAAATCTCCGAAGAGGCTCTCTTCGACCTTGCTTTAGGAGCAGGAGCAGAAGATATCCAAGGAAGTGATGGCATCTATACCATTCTTACGCCACCAAACGAGTATGAAGCTGTGCAATCCGCATTGACCACAAAAGGTCTAACAATGGAAGAATCTGAAATAAAATACATTCCAATGACAACCGTGGAAGTCAATGACAAGGAAACTGCAGAGAAAATCATCAAGCTAATCGAGAATTTGGAAGCGAATGATGATGTCCAGAGTGTGAGTGCAAATTTTGAGCTCGGGGAAGGGATTGAATTATAAAATTACAGCCGGCAGTGCTTTGCCGGCCTAAAATCATTATTTCTTAACCAGACCGAGTAGATACACTAGCACGATAGAGCCTCCCAAGGCGATTGCGATATCGGCTATAACCCCACTGCCACTTAAGCCTATAAATTGAGCCAAAAGACCGCCCAAAAAAGACCCAATCACTCCGATGACGAGATTTGCAATGAGACCAAATCCTTTTCCTCTGAGTATTTTTCCAGTTAGCCAGCCAGCGATGGCACCCACCAATAAAAATAGAATAAAACTTTTTACATCCATGGTATCCGAGTTGTTTTCTCCTTGAATGTGCTCTATCATATCTAAGTCGCATTGCGAAGTAAATCAATTCTGAAGGCGAGTTTTGAAAAATCAAATCTTCACAGGTCCCTATTACTACGGTATGAAAGATTTGGATGTATTTAAAAAAACATTCATAGATGAAAATCGTGGGAAACCATTGTTCCTAATCCGTTTCGAAAACATAAGCCATATCGAGATCAATCCATTTTTAGATCTTTTAAGAGGTGAGTTTTATTCCTGTCTTGATTTGGAGGATATTTCTTTTGGTTTTCATTACTATGAAAAAAAAGGCATTCTTTTGATGGGCATTGCACCCCTCTTTGAATGGAACATTGAAAAGTTTCCGAACATAGAAAATTCAGTTGGTAAGTTCCAACAAGAGTGCATCCGCACAAAAATCGCTGTCTTTCATTTTGGTGTCTCACGCACGCAATCCAACTTTATATCAACAAGTGACGAAATCTTTGAAGAACTATTTAAATCCTCAGAAAAGAATTTAAATGATAACCTAGTCCGCTGGAGCTGGACTTACTACAACAAAGCAAATACATATATCTCTGGCTCAGTTCATGAGGCGATGATACAACCGACTGTCATTTACAATCCAAAAACAAAGATCTATTCGGTAAAAGGTGGCGAGGTCTTTGTTGGTGGAGGTGCTTACTTTGGATATAAAGATTTAATCAATGATATACCCAATGACCAAGATATCAATCGTATAGAATTGTTGATCCTAGAAAAGTTAATCATAGCTTGCGATGGAGCACCTGGTCTCTTAAAGTTTAATATATCTCCTCAGTCATTAATAGATACATTCTCTAGCAAAGAGAAAGTAGACAAACTAAACAAATTAATCAGAAACAAAAATCTCCTCACTGAAAACGTACGTTTTGAACTAGTTGAAAAGCCCTATGATGATTCGCAACACTCGCTGAAAGATGTGTGCCAGGCATTTTATGACCATGGAATGAGTTTTGCAGCAGATGACTTTGGAGTCAAAAGTCAATCCCACCAAATCGTTCTGGATTTAGGTATAATGATTAAAGAATTTAAGTTAGATCCGATCAGTTTTAAATTTAAAATTGAAGAAGATCAGATCAAATTTTTAGATAATTTAGCATTTATTGATTATTGCAAAAGACTTGCAGATAACCGAGAAGCAGTCATTACCGCGGAGGCGGTGGAGGATTTTGACACTTTGAGATTTTTAATGGAACACCAAATCTATCAGTTCCAAGCAAATATACTTTTTGGAAAAATGCCGGTCAGTGATTATAGACGAGATTTTGAACTTTTACAAACTATTCCTGAGGATGTAGTGAAAGAAGTACTAAACGACAAAATTTTATCAGAAAAACAAAAACAACATGGAAATGTTTTCCGCGTTGCATTGGAAGCGGGACTGATCTAAACTTATACAAATTATGCATTTCATAATGGCTATCGAAAATGACCCGATTGCTTCTTCGGAGCTTGAACTGATTTTTCAAGGGCTGAGACAGCGGGTAGTCATCACAAAATTCACTCAAACAGTAAAAGAATACGTAAAGTCTTCCAATCCCGATATTATTTTGATGGGCCTTTCTTTTAAGGATAAAAAGGAATTAGAGTTTGTCTTGGAGTTGCGAAAAGATGTGATCACACAGTCCATTCCAATCTTAGCTTTGATTCCGAAGGATGATGACACGTTCAAACAAAATATGAAACCTTTAGGTTTTACAGATTTTATGGTGAAGCCATTATTCAAACAGCCGTTACTCGACAAAATCCATAACTTGATAGAAGAGTATAAATTTGGTGAAAATAGTAAGACTAGAGATAATGTTTCTTTTGTAATTGTTGATCGAAGCCATGGAAAAGTTTTTTTCCAATGCAGGGCCAATCTCAAACGTTATGTTTTCCCAGAGTTCAAACGTATTTTTACACCTAATTTTCTCAAATCCATCGTTGGAGAATACATCTGTTTTGATATACGCGCTGTTCCTGATGTTGGAAAAGAAGAAGTAGAAGTATTTGAACGAATCGTAAAGATCTTTATCGGTAAAGACAAGATTTCTATTGTCTCGGGAAGGCATATGGGTGCTTTTGTCGAACATGCACAAGAGGACGAAAGAATCATTGTGTTCATGGCGCCGAACGAATTTGATGAATATGTAAAAGTAGAAGAGCATAAAAAAGAAGATGCTCGTAAAAAAGAGAAAAAAGAAAAGTTTGAAGAAAAAGCTCCTGTAGCTGCGACCACAGCGCCAGGCGAGGAAACGCCTCCTTCCGAGGCAATGGCAACAGAACCTTCTTCCCAAGAAGTTGAACCAGCAGCAGAAGCATTAGAAGAGAACCAAGAAACATGAACTATAAACGAGAAATCATAGACCTAAGTGGTGGAAAGGGAGAGATTATCAACCTTCAGTTGAACGATCAAAACTCCCTAACTGGAAGTAATATGAAAGAGTTGGGAGCTATTCTTCGAGAGATACAGAATGACCCAAGTAAAAAAGGTGTGATCATTTCTTCAGAAAATGAAAAATTCTTTTGTAATGGACTGGATGCAGACAATCTATTAAACACCCCCAAAGACAAATTATTAGATGAAGTTGGTGGTATTGTTATTCTTTTTGGGGAGTTAGTTTCTTTTGACAAACCTTTGATCGCAGAAGTAACAGGACATGCCATGGGTGGTGGTGCTGTGATCACAGTAGCTTGCGATTTTAAATATATGTTAGATGGAAAAGGTAGAATCGGTTTTACAGAAGTGAATGTCGGATTGCCTCTACCCGGAAGTTTCATAGACAAAATCAAAATGTGTGTCAGCGGGAGCTATTGGTCTGAAGTTTGCCTCGAAGGAAAAACTTACAAAGGACAAGAAGCAAAACAGATCGGCTTGATTGATGAAATTGCTGCAAATAGAGAAGAGATTCGAAAATTATCTCTCAAAAAATTGGATACATTATCCAAGATTCCTTCTACTGCTTATCGAAGCACAAAAAACGTGTTAAACGGTGCTTTGATTGCAAAACTTGATACCTATGCAAAAGAAACGACTGATGCGTTTAAACAACCAGGGGTCACAGAAAATTTATTAGAAGCAATGACTGCATTGAAAGAAAAACGAAGACCTGTTTTTAAATAAGAAACGAATAGTCTTGCGCGTAAGCCCAGGATAAAAATCATGAGATCGGATGCGGGGACTGGTTTTTTTTCTATATCTTTTTACAATTCTTCTAAGTGCGCAACTTTTCGGAAATGATCTCCCACCAGGATTTGTACTAAGAGAAGCCTATGCTTGGCCAGTCAAAGGCTACTCTCAAATCACCGGTACCTTTGGTGAATTTCGAACCGGCCATTTTCACATGGGTCAAGATTTTTCCACGGGAGGAAGGATTGGAATACCCATTCTAGCTGTCGCCGATGGAAAAGTGACACGAGTGCAAAGAAAATGGAATTCGATTGGATATGCTGTTTTTGTTCAACACGATGATGGGATCACATCCCGATATGGGCATTTACATAAATTTGCACCCAAAATTATCAAACAAATTTTAAAATCTAAACAAGCGAGACGATTCAAAGACAGGGTTGATTTTGATATTGTTCTGCCTGAAGCCATCGATGTTAAAAAAAGTGAAATGATTGCTTTATCTGGTGATACTGGAGTCGGACCTCCTCACTTGCATCTCGAACTCTTCAAAGACAATGTATATTACAACCCAGTTCATTTCGGATTGGGATATCGCGAAGCCGAAGAAATTATCTTTGAAGCACTGCGACTGACACCAGAAACTTCACGCACCTTTATCAATGGAAAGAATGAACCCCTCGATATTCCATTTGTTCACTCCGGCAATAATCGATATTATCTGAATGATTCACAAACTATATTGATCCAGGGAAAAGTTGGAATCCAAGTTTCAATCCACCAAAGATCGAATAATAGTCGATTGGGTATTAGGTCACTTAATCTCAGCTTCGATAACCAAACCTTACAGGGGTTTGATTTATCTAGGATATTGAAGGATCATTCCCGTAAAAATGTATTACTATACGATACTCGATTGAGTAGACCCGATGGAAATCCTTTCTCTTATTTTTTACATGCGAAGGACGGAAATGATCTCTTAGGTTTTTTAAGACTCGAAAGAGAACAAGGATTAATTGATAGTGAACGTTTCAAATCTGAGGATGGAAAAGAAGTTTCCATCAAAGCGACAGGACAGGGTAACCAAGAAGCCTTCGCGTATTTCAAAATTGCAAAAGACCAAGGAGATTATAAACACATCATTACTAAGGAATGGATTTATAATGTTTTCTATGATCGATATACAACATTCAAATCAAAAGATACAAGAGTTGAACTCTTCTTTCCTGTAAATGCGGTTTATTCTAAGGCCTATTTTGAAATCCATGCAAAAGAAGAGATAAAGATCAAAACGAACGGATTAAACCAACTCTCCTCTGTTTATGAAATTGGACCAGAGTATAAGGATTTTAATTTAGGTTATGATTTGTATGTGAAGGTACCCAAAACTCAAGACATAAATTCTGCGGATCTTTATGAAGTTCTTCCTGATGGCTCTGTAAAAAAAATCAAAGGATCTTCATTCAGCTCTTGGGGGCAATTTTTTAAAGTTAGGTTAAGAAAAACTGGGATGTTTGTAGTTCTATCCGATCAAACTCCTCCTAACATTTATTTGCATGAATCTATGGTAAAAACAATTTATCCAAGAGAAGACTTTGCACTACTTTTGAAGGCAAAGGATGTTGGTTCGGGAATTATGCCAGAGGGATTTGATATTACTGTGGATGGAATTAGAGGAAAGGCGGAGTATTTTCCTAAGGATGGACGAGTTGAAATTTTTGAACCGGAATCGCTTTACCTTCCTGGCAAACATACTGTCCTTGCAAGTGTTCGAGACTTCGCTGGAAATTGGAGTTCTACTGTGCGATATGATTATGAAATCGAAAGTCCCCCTGTGCAAGCTGTCGAAATCCCAATCAAAACAGAAACGACAAAAGAGCTAAGTGAAAAGACGCAAAAGACAGAATCTCCGAAAAAAGAAAATAAGGGACCGAAGGTCTCAAAAAAGAAATCTACTCGGTCCCAGACAAAAGTCACGCCACCTACATCCCGATAGCTGCTCCTCCGTCTACTCTTAGAAATGTTCCTGTGATATACGATGCATCATCACTTAAAAAGAATTTTACAGCAGATGCTATCTCTTCTTGTTTTCCAGGTCTCTTTAATGGAATAAAAGCAGGATCCGTGAGTTTCTTTTGAACTTCCTCAGAGAGTCCGCCTGTCATTTCTGTTTGGACATATCCTGGACATACAGCATTCACTAAAACATTTCGTCCTGAAAATTCACGAGCTGCTACCTTTGTGAGTGCAATCACTCCCGCTTTTGAAGTGGAATAATTTGCCTGTCCTGGTTGTCCTGTGAGTCCAGAAACGGAAGAGATATTTACAATTCTACCTGAAGTTGACTTTAACAATAGTTTGCTGGCTGATTTTATCATAAGAAAAACACCCTTACAATTTACATCCATAACAAAGTCAAATTCTTGTTCGCTCATTCGAATGAACAAATTGTCTTTTAATACTCCTGCGTTATTGACTAAAAAATCCAATTTTCCATAAACATCTTTTGTTTTGTTGATCGCAGCATCACAATCCTCTGGTTTGGTTACGTTGCAAGCGACACCGATTGCCTTCACACCGAATTTAGCTTCAACTTCCTTGGCTGCCTCTTCTATTTTTTCTTGGTTTAGGTCTACCAATACTAAACTTGCTCCATGGGAAGCGATACGGTTGGCTATTGCACGACCCAGTCCGATGGGGGATGCGGCACCTGTGACAAGTGCAACTTTACCTTCAAATTCTTTGGACATAATTTCCTCTATTTTCTTTCGATCTTAGCGACAAAGAAAGAGCACAGAACACCGTTCGGCAACTTTAAATTTCAAATTGAACCAGAGCTTTGGAAGGAAACCCTGTCTATATGATTGATCGCTACAGCCATCCAGAAATTTCCGCAATTTGGGAATTAGAGAACAAATTTAAGATTTGGACAGATATCGAAATTTATGCCTGTGAAATCCGAAAGAATCGAGGGGAAATTCCCGCAGAAGATTTTGAGACCATTAAATCCAAGGCAAAATTCAAAGTAGAAGAAATCCTCGAAATAGAATCCAAAGTCCACCATGATGTGATCGCCTACCTAACCAATTTAAATTCCTACATCGGACCGGCTGGTCGCCATGTACATTTTGGTCTTACATCATCTGATGTGGGCGATACAGCGCTCTGTGTACAAATGGTGCAGGCAATGGATCTTTTGATCCAAAGAACAGAAACTCTTTTGGAAACGACAAAACAAAAAGCAAAAGAGTACAAAGACCTTCCTTGTATCGGGCGCTCTCATGGGATTCACGCGGAGCCAATGACTCTCGGATTGAAATTCGCTCTATTCTACGCGGAAATGCAAAGAAACCTTGAAAGGATGAAAGATGCCAAAGAACAAATTGCCGTTGGCAAATTATCTGGGGCTGTCGGCACCTATTCCAATATTGATCTAGAAGTAGAAGCATTTGTTTTGGAAAAGCTTGGCCTGAAAGTAGATCCTATTGCAACTCAAATTATTCCAAGAGATAGACATGCACATTATCTTTCAGTCTTAGGTGTGGTTGCAGCAAGTTTGGATAGAATGGCAACAGAAATACGTCTTCTACAAAAAACAGAAGGCAGAGAAGTGGAAGAACCCTTCGCAAAAGGTCAGAAAGGCTCCTCTGCAATGCCACACAAACGAAATCCTGTCGTTTGTGAAAGGATCTCTGGTATATCTCGCGTAATACGCGCCAATGTAAATGTCGGACTTCAAAATGTAGCTTTGTGGCATGAGCGAGATATTTCCCATTCTTCCGCAGAGAGAATTGTTTTACCTGATTCAACGATCGCACTTGATTACATATTAGAAAAAATGAATTTTGTCTTAAAAGGTTTGCATGTTTATCCTGATGCAATCGATCGAACTCTTAATGTTACTAGAGGACTCATCTTTTCCCAAAAAGTACTACTTTGGCTTATTGAGAAAGGTGGGATTTCCAGAGAAGATGCCTACCTCATCGTCCAAGAAAATGCAATGGCAGTTTGGGCTGATCCCAAAGCTAACTTAAGAGACAAATTGAAGGTGGATCCC harbors:
- the purB gene encoding adenylosuccinate lyase; this encodes MIDRYSHPEISAIWELENKFKIWTDIEIYACEIRKNRGEIPAEDFETIKSKAKFKVEEILEIESKVHHDVIAYLTNLNSYIGPAGRHVHFGLTSSDVGDTALCVQMVQAMDLLIQRTETLLETTKQKAKEYKDLPCIGRSHGIHAEPMTLGLKFALFYAEMQRNLERMKDAKEQIAVGKLSGAVGTYSNIDLEVEAFVLEKLGLKVDPIATQIIPRDRHAHYLSVLGVVAASLDRMATEIRLLQKTEGREVEEPFAKGQKGSSAMPHKRNPVVCERISGISRVIRANVNVGLQNVALWHERDISHSSAERIVLPDSTIALDYILEKMNFVLKGLHVYPDAIDRTLNVTRGLIFSQKVLLWLIEKGGISREDAYLIVQENAMAVWADPKANLRDKLKVDPRCSAILKETDLNEIFRVEPYLERIPLIFERLGIT